The following proteins are encoded in a genomic region of Labeo rohita strain BAU-BD-2019 chromosome 5, IGBB_LRoh.1.0, whole genome shotgun sequence:
- the slc25a46 gene encoding mitochondrial outer membrane protein SLC25A46, translated as MTSRRPDSFEGLGYRGREDPSFSGGYSARSFNNSSSSDLQHWVTTPPDIPGSRNLHFGDRTPQFETAPAPPGAADETQSAAPPSEQLNRFAGFGIGLASLFTENVLAHPCIVFRRQCQVNYHARCYHLSPLTAISVMYNVTKTQGPKALWKGMGSTFVVQGVTLGTEGIISECTPLPRELSHKWNPKQVVGHLVLKGLTYVVAMPFYSASLIETVQSEIIRDNPGILDCVKEGIGRIMGMGVPHSKRLLPLWNLVFPTVLHGILHYVISSSVQRLVLYLLRRRNNGSPKHSSPDSQADAVQSMLDAYFPELMASFAASLCADVLLFPLETVLHRLHIQGTRTIIDNTDLGFEVLPINTQYEGMRDCINVIRREEGTMGFYKGFGSIVVQYSLHAAVLQITKMIYSTLLRNA; from the exons ATGACTTCTCGTCGGCCTGACAGCTTTGAGGGTTTGGGTTACAGGGGCAGAGAGGATCCGTCATTCAGCGGGGGCTATTCGGCCAGGTCATTTAATAACTCATCCAGCTCTGACCTCCAGCACTGGGTCACCACACCTCCAGATATACCTGGCAGCAGAAACCTGCATTTTGGCGATCGTACACCCCAGTTTGAGACGGCACCTGCCCCACCTGGAGCAGCAGACGAAACGCAGTCAGCGGCTCCACCGTCCG AACAACTGAACAGATTTGCTGGCTTTGGGATAGGTCTTGCAAG CCTCTTCACAGAAAATGTCCTGGCCCATCCCTGCATTGTGTTTCGACGTCAGTGTCAG GTGAATTACCATGCCAGATGTTACCACTTGTCTCCACTGACTGCCATCAGCGTGATGTACAACGTCACCAAAACTCAG GGTCCAAAGGCTTTATGGAAGGGAATGGGCAGCACTTTTGTGGTACAGGGGGTCACGCTGGGAACAGAGGGCATCATCAGTGAATGCACACCTTTACCAAG GGAGCTATCACACAAGTGGAACCCTAAACAAGTTGTGGGACACTTAGTACTCAAAGG tttgacATATGTGGTTGCAATGCCATTTTACTCAGCAAGTCTCATAGAGACTGTACAG AGCGAAATAATCCGAGACAACCCTGGCATCCTGGACTGTGTGAAAGAGGGTATCGGGCGTATAATGGGAATGGGAGTGCCTCACAGCAAGCGTCTCCTTCCCCTCTGGAACCTGGTGTTCCCCACGGTCCTCCACGGCATCCTCCACTACGTTATCAGTTCCAGCGTGCAGCGGCTGGTCCTTTATCTGCTGCGGCGTCGGAATAATGGCTCACCAAAGCACTCGTCGCCTGACTCGCAAGCGGACGCGGTCCAGTCTATGCTGGATGCATACTTCCCTGAGCTCATGGCCAGCTTTGCTGCCAGCCTATGTGCAGATGTGCTGCTGTTTCCACTGGAAACGGTGTTGCACAGGCTGCATATCCAAGGAACACGCACTATCATCGACAACACTGACCTGGGTTTCGAAGTGCTGCCCATTAACACGCAATATGAAGGAATGAGAGACTGTATTAATGTTATTCGACGTGAGGAGGGCACCATGGGCTTCTACAAAGGCTTCGGCTCCATCGTGGTGCAGTACTCGCTTCATGCCGCAGTTCTGCAGATCACCAAGATGATCTACTCAACGCTGCTGCGAAACGCTTAA